A single genomic interval of Streptomyces sp. NBC_00663 harbors:
- a CDS encoding ParA family protein — translation MPVRDQGPAGFEAVGSVAVRTFAAHRSHQQTRVTLSAHQSMDGHHVNAMAGDGSGAPHSQFADYDELPEGHFYDPDAEYEPDPEYAATLAPDAARQRRERIGPTGRPLPYFPIPGPLTDHGPAKIIAMCNQKGGVGKTTSTINLGAALAEYGRRVLLVDFDPQGALSVGLGVNPMELDLTVYNLLMERGMAADEVLLKTAVPNMDLLPSNIDLSAAEVQLVSEVARESTLQRALKPLMADYDYIVIDCQPSLGLLTVNALTAAHKVIVPLECEFFALRGVALLTETIEKVQERLNPELELDGILATMYDSRTVHSREVLARVVEAFDDHVYHTVIGRTVRFPETTVAGEPITTYASNSVGAAAYRQLAREVLARCHAE, via the coding sequence GTGCCGGTACGGGACCAGGGTCCCGCGGGGTTCGAGGCTGTCGGCTCCGTCGCGGTGCGCACCTTCGCAGCCCACCGGAGTCACCAGCAGACCCGCGTGACTCTGTCAGCACACCAGAGCATGGATGGCCATCACGTGAACGCCATGGCCGGCGACGGAAGTGGCGCGCCCCACAGCCAGTTCGCCGACTACGACGAACTGCCCGAGGGGCACTTCTACGACCCCGACGCCGAGTACGAGCCCGACCCCGAGTACGCGGCCACGCTCGCTCCCGACGCTGCCCGTCAGCGCCGCGAGCGCATCGGCCCGACCGGTCGCCCGCTGCCGTACTTCCCGATCCCGGGTCCGCTGACGGACCACGGGCCCGCGAAGATCATCGCGATGTGCAACCAGAAGGGCGGCGTCGGCAAGACCACGTCGACCATCAACCTGGGTGCCGCCCTCGCGGAGTACGGACGCCGGGTGCTGCTCGTGGACTTCGACCCGCAGGGCGCGCTGTCGGTGGGACTCGGTGTCAACCCGATGGAGCTCGACCTCACCGTCTACAACCTGCTCATGGAGCGGGGCATGGCGGCCGACGAGGTCCTGCTGAAGACCGCGGTCCCCAACATGGACCTGCTGCCGAGCAATATCGACTTGTCGGCGGCGGAGGTCCAGCTGGTCTCCGAGGTCGCGCGCGAGTCGACGCTCCAGCGTGCCCTGAAGCCGCTCATGGCCGACTACGACTACATCGTGATCGACTGTCAGCCTTCACTGGGTCTGCTCACGGTCAACGCCCTGACGGCCGCGCACAAGGTGATAGTGCCTCTGGAGTGTGAGTTCTTCGCGCTGCGTGGTGTCGCCCTGCTGACGGAGACCATCGAGAAGGTCCAGGAGCGGCTCAACCCCGAGCTGGAGCTCGACGGCATCCTCGCCACGATGTACGACTCGCGCACGGTCCACAGTCGCGAGGTCCTGGCCCGGGTGGTCGAGGCGTTCGACGATCACGTCTACCACACGGTCATCGGACGCACGGTCCGCTTCCCGGAGACCACGGTCGCCGGCGAGCCGATCACCACGTACGCCTCCAACTCCGTCGGCGCCGCCGCCTACCGCCAGCTCGCCAGGGAGGTGCTCGCCCGGTGTCACGCCGAGTGA